From the genome of Bombus affinis isolate iyBomAffi1 unplaced genomic scaffold, iyBomAffi1.2 ctg00000070.1, whole genome shotgun sequence:
tcatctgtttgcaaattattttcgtcactttcgtcccgtcaggggctggtataTCCCGTCaggatactgattaattataccatcgaaattctatataatggctacaaaaaatatttgcatcatcaccctcatttcctaacgaagcgcgtttttttaccaagttttatatttcatttcatagtatcaaatctctgtagttacacgaaagtattaaatgataggaaacttgatatacacgaatttaattaattaataagttagtcgatatacagccattattatttcatgtgaaatattacaacgtcaaaaacttaacgttcttgtacgtacagtattaatgacaaattgtaagaatgtttactgataagcaaaatagataatatggaaaacgcagacctatggaaagagaattcctgacattagacaggaatacgcgattgcacgaaatattttatggtatgtctgacatggagaatatatgcggcgaagtacgaaaaattcatcctgagatatgtatacgacctacgcggtacgggacgtgttataaatggtttccgccactcagccgtatttgaatttgtgaacacgatcgaacaaatgacgcgacaattattaattgccgtctctgccttagtaacgattcgcgttggaacgaggtcgaatcgttccgattccacgcgcgattaacaaataattacagtggacatcaattacttggatgaccttcgtcatttcagcgtAGCATCGATGACATCCGGTAATTGGACTCAAAACGAtttgcttaaaacgattaatttgatcaaaccaaccaattatttcaattaatacaatctgaactttaaattcgcacgtcttgtgtatacacaccgggctcgagaaaagttttcattcgttcgagtagaaccttcgtagttcttgaggacgcgtgtcgcttctcggtGCTTTAATTCAACGGTGCTGTAATCTCATCgacgaagcatcgatgcaacgaagaagcatcgtgatagccgcaatgcggatccgttgaacaaaaatttcctggtacggtcgttttcgtaatgttattaaccgttttagtgtcggatgtttcaagactccgtatcggtttgtgctgtgcagcgcgatagcgcttcgtttatttatttgcgagtagtaccgatcgacgcgatcgcgctgccctttttcatcctgtttttttcatcgaaatataccgttcgacgtgctcgcgcttcatttcatcggttatactggaagcgttacaacaaacactcaaaagtttgcgaaatatttatgctctgcgtttcgtttgtgtgataacattctataatgcaggatttggttttccgattcaagaggtaattttttatattggtttttttttttatttggtttatgattatttgaaaaacgagtaattacgagaggaaactctgatatgactcgcgacgagcacgcttgagcgcgttgcgaattaatgatcgtgaccatacatcgtggcacaatttaccacggtacgcgaatagagtgatcacgctgcgtggcgttaaaacggttagcgtaactgcgcgtacgattgtcgagtgacaaagatattgacgctggtaatcgttttcagtgcatttaggaggaaactgtactgatttcgaaggacgatctgtcttacatggacagatgtatgtaccgggaccttggatttgcatacactgcatatgttacaattcgaagtcaacatcttgcgggcgtctccgctgttcaattcctgcggtaagtatatgctcattctaagagcaaccagcttaacacaaccatgagaaactaaagtacaccgttaacgcttgcatgctggtcgttaaaacacatgctgcgcgaatagggtacacagcgattcatttaactcgccttgaattagttttagaaagacaaacatggacagggataatttttgtcacgagccgtttaatttattcgttcattagaacgaattaatttacacctgctgagatcgcgattgatgcgacaaattcgaaatcttgttccatataaatatttttaaacaagcacgtcgtaagctttgtatattttttaatcgcaacgaaactgttcagagaaatgctgaagttattaattagaaaaggagatttctacgcatcgttgtaaaagtgtcagggaaaatattcgtgaaacagttacgttgttacaagttctacaagaagaaatattgaaaatcacgttccacttattcagttgcacgtgtaaaaggtatcttgcgttcgcgcaaaaaatctctgaaggatacatgctttataataattggagtgtcgaagttgttacgcggatcggcgtacacgtaccttttaatgaaactaggttacccattcgttattcgttcctaattttcagcttcatgatttttacgcaataaaattttatacacctgttcggtttataaatgattcaattcaaatttaacagaattaaagttgaaataatcatttgtacttcattaaaaggttctttcagcatctcgttttaatatttttattggtaatattttgttgatcgttatatttaaatggagtttttcaaaggagagacattttaaggtaggaaatggacatacatttataataagaattcagaagaaagaatatttcatacagaaagaaatattccgtatgtataaataactacgctatgaattttatatgtatcggatattccttctggttaatgtatctgatgttttttcacgcgaggtagcgtatatttgcatctatatgtctcttcgtttctcagtagtaaaacttagcattcatgcggctgataagtagttacgcactgacaacgagaaacataaaatgagtaagaagcatgagacattctataggaaaaataaacttgtttttatctttcattgcatattcgtcagaatattgttaataaatatttaagttaagatttcagttgaaataaatacataggattagacatttatttgtcggagatgaaagaacaccggaaccttcccttcggaactttgggaagacccctagtactgtaatttagatttcaccatagccgaattaagaaactgttgtcattcaattcgactgtacttatttgagatttatgatagtgagctcgggctcgaggcgacaaccagtcgccgaacgtagtcgcggtcaagggatgaacgttttgtctaacaaaggcatgaagtaactctatagctctccttaaaagaaatacttaggacggggcacgacggtaagcatttcaacgatttctgtcccgtggctcgccacacgcagactctattctttgagtaagatgattaccagatgtcgacgcgtctccacagtacatgttcagctagcccgaggacccgctataaatcttaagatttgtttaactaaagtccttcaaaccgacaaacagtcctcgtcccaactacgagaaaataggagaaatctatttttctcacgaacgacgcttcctcttctcgaactctctcttaagggcggttagcacgcttccctaaccaccaacatggaaattggccaattaacagtaacgccaatttccctcactttccgaatgaaggcttttctccacgaatccgatgatttcgtgcccttaggcacacccatcatggttttcctcgacagcgttaccgtgatggagaaccactctcccgtacgatctcaaagacgattcaagtaactctcagatacgtagtgattgccccatgcattaacattgagtacaacttagacgttgaagaaaagtagagttcgtcatccccttgaccgcggattcgttagtgagcctaggatcattgtcattagcttctcgagtatctaattatcgcgattacttgtccaatttcatcatagtcatatttgcactagtaaatatctcctctattgcataatgatcacgtctagcgccaatagggattcgtttcacgcccttaaccctaactcaaatcttaacgtcaacccgacatattcatatatgtatctatgaacgcatttgacataaaattttgataacgactaaaattatatattctgatattaaattaatttaatgagaataaaaaactaatttttttaaacaagattttgtataaagttatatttattaggaaaagttcgtccatccctttaatatatgataggattagactcatagctgtgtaaatcatttcatggaatagtatatgtgtgcgtgtgtgttctaagtttttactataaaaatgctaaatgtactaggagacgtttttaaaaattcatacatttttcttcatcaaacatatcaatcgttatattgaaaagttaattatcttttatttgtttcgagctgcacattgattgagacattcgtgttggttataattgcgaatttaacgcaacgaagttgtttgaatcccttgcaagcatgtaaatatatcttcgaattaattggtcaattacttgaggttggaattgaaagaaagggaaaggtgtaggagaagtcttgcgtttgaatgcgggacacttttaaagcccacagttcgctgaaattgccagagaattcaattaaatggcaaattaaaccattgaactgaatctgtttccaatcgcgagcttagaaattctatcctttgaatttttatatcagtcaactttctttttgtacgtatcgaatataattcatgaattaatgaagtatgtaattggatgaaagttcttcttcctggattcagtttagactaagaaaaattatataataacgaaattatcaacttaaaattgatagagtgtatagtttttttttcttttttgcgtgaggagggaaaaatgctgttacgcatacccagtgatccgcatcactgggttatgtgggactcgggcggatgttgttgccatacccactaaaaacccctcctcctttttcctttgcttcgaggacagacaaccccggtaaaacctgtcggcagtcatcagggttgtcctttcatgccccgttgtatcttcttcttcaggcagttattctgtatattctgtattgctctcgtcatcttctcagctagttcagaatactgggctgatctccttctgtggttctttgttgtcttgtatctctgccttcactgctccgcgtagttgttgttgctctcgttctcctccttgcttccatcaaggccttcgctgtcaccctcctgtgagacatgacggtcttgcgaaattgcctgaatttatctcagctctcgttcttggcggtcaccgtggcgatcagattgtccacgtctatgttctcgccaagagcgttctccagctcaatccttctgtccgttcacttcgggcacgtgaagtcgggaacgtcaaccgtttccagtgcaaattcaattttgaatcgcaatttccatgtttgcgtggcaaaagcgtaaaatcgataacgcacgcaaacatgtcttctttgctaatggcgtactataaatataaatgtagtatccaaatgggtcgttctattctcgcatgcagctttctgcttcccaatcaaaaactctgtccactccgcacgctccacacgctctgcccactctaccttttcccgttcttcggaacaggtatcccgaaacccccgtgatcaaggtcacgcagccttttcacgtaaactgtccacttaaaggacccaacggtacattgtttacagttcggccgataccttaggccttctggccccggtactacataaatatttgaataaatattgcgaatttcatattgctaaaagatttatactatttgttcgtaaataatcgtcggatctatatttaagtggaaactgctgcattagatctcttttcttacttaaaattatttggattggtaacttggatgtaacatgtaatttattcttcttttataaatagtgtacagaagacaccaattcagagaaatggaaggaaagtctaaaagcaaagaaaatctacaggaagataaaacgttcgagccttgccaggctatataagatgctaagtaatcttcctagtcttgcagttctttctattttgatcaataattattggtatatgttaggaatgcaattagaatttttgtcctcaagcaaagtataatttcaattttgtatgtaaaccaaaatattaaatatcaaataaccatcaaataaaattatattgtatggactactgtttctttaaatatttaaatatttgataaatattgtttatttaaatattttaaattgcatgaaaaaaaaatgatgcaaataaatcatagggcattttaactaaagagaccaatatctatttaacagtgattaaatcgtcaccgtttaacgctctatctcttttattaactgtgccttgttaagcTACTgaggattacagaggatgcgcttttttgataaacaaacgttctgacaaatacggcagcaaaatcagatatgtagattcttacaacagcagttatattgtaggaattccgtttttcagaagctttatttgtgaaacgacaattcgccagagtacggattcactgtagttatagctgtaggatctctatctagttgacagatctgctttacgtaaagaattcctgtctcttgttctactttatcgcgattctctcctcaccttatacgctttgtcgaggaaagtaatatcgctacatatctcggctccggttacaataattagtttccgcctaaactgctagaaccacgtagcacgcactctactctcgtttattaaacattcaggccatctgatcgcatgcgacgagttttatgttaatcccgaccaattacaatatctttctctcgtttacaagggacgacgagactagcagttgcgtgctttccaaagcaaaagccgcgatatctgcatgataacctaacctcaaccgattttgttgtactattcttaagtggacttcgtttgtaccactttcgtaacaaaaatagaatatctagaacacagcattccgttctgcgatattgtcaatttctaacatctgaaacatcagagataattttttccctacagttgtaaatttgtgtgaaaaattacgaacgtaacggtgtttggcgcatgtacagttccccctccccctcgcccctccaaccatcatttgcgtagacatgctagaaaaatccacttttccacggtgaaactgtgtgtattgtaatttcattttgacaatggtccaatatcctactatgcataagtttaatatcaatataagcaggtttcatgccaagtattacatctaacgtataagcactaaccctggttttaaataccttatagtaacactgaaaagattattcagtaggatgtctggctcaacatcaatattttacttagaagataatacgtcgagagcatgttggtggatggaatgggagatgaatgaaggcttacttctgtaaaatacataaaatggtagtcggaatgaattttggcgcttggggacagaaaaagagctgactgatactgtcatacacctgaatttataaaattttgaaaatcgatgtaacctttgaactttatcgtattctgtttcatagcacaaattattcttcccgaaatgtacgtttagtgttataatatatttgaccaatggttctcaaatactagttttgctgaagcaatggtggaattggagcaattctttcttcttttattctttgaatgacctggattttcgagtagtctagtgacgattgatccgtacaattaatcgatttcttcttattacagagctgcaagagattccgcgttggacgccgatgttgcgagttcgaatgcctggatgcggttggcactgagtattggtccggatctgatgtggttatcgtcgatggttcacctaaacttgaaaaacatagtgtattgtggacgctgagcttagtgatggcaattgtaatattttaatttctcaataaagattccgatggcgccaaaattcgtaccttataaacgtcgacgattagcttcagccaccgggaaaagaagtagtgtacaatgtagtgtgttaacgaagaatcatttgtaactgaataattataccttgagaagattatacctgagtaattatatttattcttattttcttcccctttatttcatttgaatagatttttgtattcaaagagcgaggtatgattatttcagacgggttaatttgtttttatatatgtcaaaagaatgaaaggagatgacgatgaatcggtgacaggtagaaaattgtaatctgttgtatttccatggtactgtatacttgattatattttgttcaatattattcatattctatcatgtaatttgggaatatacatacatatacatatatgaaaatatagtggtatacttatcccctaatctttgtgatttctatgaaacttttatgattcattgtcacttgtatgaaggatggaaatataaaaaattgataaaattattaataatatttacaaagaaaaagtgagctgttggatatacagggtggttggtaactggtaaaaaaaagaagtcgaaaatatacaaatttttcatttgaggctttgttttcgagaaaatcgactttgaattttcgctcggtacgcgtgcattttatcacgtttcgttataacggattttattgtagattgtgtttcgattgacgttatgttgataaaccgttCCAATATGTTGCAACCCGTTGCAggcataccgatcaaaaattcaaagtcgattttctcgaaaataaagtctcaaacgaaaaatttttattctatattttcgacttcttttttcgagtagaatcaccaattttccgcctgtactatcaattaccaaccggcctgtatgacaaaattctattttaaacacgaaactggccacgagtggctattttgtttacgaaattaaacgaatttaataaatgaaatggcaaggaaggaactacaagtgaccgtcaaactatttttatgcttgaaaagtaattcgcaaagtaatataatataatactaccgatttgtgtctctttcagaattttttcttaatctcttgtttttttcccttcaaatttattatttattatttattcggtgtcacgaaaaccgattaaatattaaatatcttaaatatagattgaaatgaaagcttatCATTTCTCGTTccgttgtcacttcaaagttgttagttcaaaggttctcgtacatcataaagcaagggaccaaatctttaacttattacaaattaaaccttttattgtaattacgaaaattatgaaagtcccaagcgaaacaagtagggaacatgaactgctcaacgaaccaaagaacggctcagtgacaaaattaataaagtaaggatcacaaatattacaacattacactcttacatcacataatagttctctatacaaaagatatatagcgaatcgacttttcacaacgataagaatcaacagaaccaattaagaccaggcgaaactctcataagataagatatagatagataagaaataaatttaatagtaaacacgtaggtgaaacacttgctgaaatttgcatcactcaacacgagcgaaccgttcggaaggaa
Proteins encoded in this window:
- the LOC126927058 gene encoding uncharacterized protein LOC126927058 isoform X1: MKDSKILAILICLQIIFVTFVPSGAVHLGGNCTDFEGRSVLHGQMYVPGPWICIHCICYNSKSTSCGRLRCSIPASCKRFRVGRRCCEFECLDAVGTEYWSGSDVVIVDGSPKLEKHSVLWTLSLVMAIVIF